A window of Cryptomeria japonica chromosome 3, Sugi_1.0, whole genome shotgun sequence contains these coding sequences:
- the LOC131061932 gene encoding serpin-ZXA-like, with translation IDFLKEALEVSADKNSVFSPLSISVALSLAAGGAKGTTLDQFCACLKSKDVHQLHGLSSHLINVILIDGSARGGPLLSFVNGVWVEQSMTLKKNYRDLVKNRYNAEANSVNFMNICSLGPHFCTFLFLCANEVRMAVNKWAEHESEGKIDEFLSPDSVDEFTRLILANALYFKGTWLKKFDPSATKDGTFNLLNGESVQVPMMTTKKKQFIKIFNECKILRLPYLQGQDNRSFSMYVILPNDINGLPELERKVDLNFLEHHLSQGSKVEVCSFQLPRFKISSSVSATEILKTMGLVLPFTEDADFDDMVEFYVDGNLYISDVFHKSFVEVNEVGTEATAMTAVKIKLCCARMYPIEDFIADHPFMFVIKEDITGVILFVGHVLNPLET, from the exons attgattttttaaaGGAAGCACTAGAAGTAAGTGCAGATAAGAACTCTGTTTTTTCTCCATTGAGCATATCTGTGGCATTGAGTTTGGCTGCAGGTGGAGCAAAGGGCACAACACTGGACCAGTTTTGCGCTTGTCTCAAATCTAAAGATGTCCATCAATTGCATGGACTTTCTTCTCATCTTATCAATGTAATTTTGATAGATGGAAGTGCCAGAGGAGGTCCCCTTCTCTCTTTTGTGAATGGAGTATGGGTAGAGCAGTCCATGACTCTGAAGAAAAATTATAGAGATTTAGTGAAGAATCGATATAATGCTGAAGCTAACTCAGTAAATTTTATGAATATATGTTCCCTTGGTCCTCACTTCTGTACATTCCTTTTCCTTTGT GCAAATGAAGTTAGAATGGCAGTGAATAAATGGGCAGAACATGAGAGCGAGGGGAAGATAGACGAGTTCCTTTCACCTGATTCTGTAGATGAATTTACTAGGCTGATTTTGGCAAATGCCTTGTATTTCAAGGGCACATGGCTGAAAAAATTTGATCCCTCTGCAACAAAAGATGGTACTTTCAATTTACTTAATGGAGAGAGTGTACAAGTACCCATGATGACCACTAAAAAGAAGCagtttattaaaatatttaatgagTGCAAAATCCTACGCCTTCCCTATTTGCAGGGACAGGACAACCGGTCCTTCTCCATGTATGTTATACTGCCCAACGATATCAATGGTCTGCCTGAACTAGAGAGAAAGGTTGATCTTAATTTTCTTGAGCACCATCTCTCCCAAGGAAGTAAGGTAGAGGTATGTTCTTTTCAGCTGCCTCGCTTCAAGATATCGTCTAGTGTTAGTGCAACTGAAATCTTGAAAACGATGGGACTGGTCCTGCCCTTTACTGAAGATGCAGATTTCGACGACATGGTTGAGTTTTATGTGGATGGGAATCTGTACATTTCGGATGTTTTTCACAAATCATTTGTGGAGGTTAACGAGGTAGGCACTGAAGCAACAGCTATGACTGCAGTCAAGATTAAGCTGTGTTGCGCACGCATGTACCCAATCGAGGACTTTATAGCTGACCACCCTTTCATGTTTGTGATAAAGGAAGATATAACTGGAgttatcctctttgttggacacGTATTGAATCCATTGGAAACTTAA